One Candidatus Poribacteria bacterium DNA window includes the following coding sequences:
- a CDS encoding radical SAM protein: MRIRRSVRQRGRDRTPRLVYANDAGEVFDHPHLELTVRSGDTIQRCDLGDLIPLPRNSRLFTMPKRAAVGWDARSGGFIGCDLGDAVAAFPPPGYTRTVLPAAKRREGAEVLPLWAYSAVAWMDDQFWIAAIQVDDNPRWNPDNYDDNDLTPAVEARLAEFPENSVWDQLARCAIDYHCFAAKNAFLGRWELPMPVSPACNASCVGCISLQPEGSCEASHERVLAVPSVDDIVEVAVPHLESAELPIVSFGQGCEGDPILQAPIIERAIRRIRDRIQRGTINMNTNASKPRAIERLVNAGLDSLRVSLNSAVPSTYSSYYRPRGYSFDDVRESARIAKELGAYVSLNYLSFPGVNDRPSELDALLRFVEEARIDLIQMRNLSIDPDEYWQALSLPPEPGIGVRAWMQRVREAHPHIEFGYFNRPVRSTLEPHHVV, encoded by the coding sequence ATGCGAATCCGACGCTCCGTGCGTCAGCGAGGGCGAGACCGAACGCCGCGACTCGTCTACGCGAACGATGCGGGAGAGGTGTTCGACCATCCTCATCTCGAGCTCACCGTGCGGTCCGGCGACACGATCCAGCGCTGCGACCTGGGCGACCTGATCCCGCTGCCCAGGAACAGCCGCCTCTTCACGATGCCGAAGCGCGCCGCGGTCGGTTGGGACGCGCGCTCCGGGGGGTTCATCGGCTGCGATCTGGGAGACGCCGTCGCCGCGTTTCCGCCGCCGGGCTACACGCGCACGGTCTTACCGGCAGCGAAGCGTCGTGAAGGAGCCGAGGTGCTCCCTCTATGGGCGTACTCCGCCGTCGCCTGGATGGACGATCAGTTCTGGATCGCCGCGATTCAGGTCGATGACAACCCGCGCTGGAACCCCGACAACTACGACGACAACGACCTCACACCCGCTGTCGAGGCGCGTCTCGCCGAGTTCCCCGAGAACAGCGTGTGGGATCAGCTTGCGCGATGCGCCATCGACTACCACTGCTTTGCGGCGAAGAACGCGTTCCTCGGCAGGTGGGAGCTCCCGATGCCCGTGTCGCCAGCCTGCAACGCGAGTTGCGTCGGATGCATCTCGCTCCAGCCCGAAGGGTCATGCGAGGCATCTCACGAGCGAGTGCTGGCGGTTCCCTCGGTCGACGACATCGTCGAGGTCGCCGTGCCGCATCTTGAGTCCGCCGAGCTGCCCATCGTCAGCTTCGGTCAAGGATGCGAGGGCGACCCCATCCTCCAGGCTCCGATCATCGAGCGGGCGATCCGGCGCATCCGCGACAGGATCCAACGCGGCACGATCAACATGAACACGAACGCCAGCAAGCCTCGCGCCATCGAACGCCTTGTCAACGCCGGGCTCGACAGCCTGCGCGTCAGCCTCAACTCCGCCGTGCCTTCGACCTACTCGTCGTACTACCGCCCACGTGGCTACTCGTTCGACGACGTCCGCGAATCCGCCCGAATCGCCAAGGAGCTGGGAGCCTACGTCTCGCTGAACTACCTGTCGTTTCCGGGCGTCAACGACCGCCCCAGCGAGCTCGACGCGCTACTTCGCTTCGTCGAGGAGGCGCGTATCGACCTCATCCAGATGCGGAACCTGAGCATTGATCCAGACGAATACTGGCAGGCGCTGTCGCTGCCACCCGAACCGGGCATTGGCGTCCGCGCATGGATGCAGCGCGTTCGAGAAGCGCACCCGCACATCGAGTTCGGCTACTTCAACCGGCCCGTCCGCTCGACATTGGAGCCTCATCATGTCGTTTGA